Proteins found in one Sporosarcina sp. FSL K6-3457 genomic segment:
- a CDS encoding thymidine kinase, giving the protein MYVTMQGGWIEVICGSMFSGKSEELIRRVRRAQFAKQKIAVFKPEIDDRYSEEAVVSHNGTTVIAIPVASSSHIEEFIAGDYDVIAVDEAQFFDDQIVDTVMKLADRGFRVIIAGLDQDFRGEPFGPMPRLMAIAEHVTKLQAVCTVCGSPSSRTQRLINGIPAGYDDPVILVGAAEAYEPRCRKHHEVPKGVSAMVEAQG; this is encoded by the coding sequence ATGTATGTAACGATGCAAGGTGGATGGATTGAAGTAATTTGCGGTAGCATGTTTTCAGGGAAATCAGAGGAATTGATTCGACGTGTGAGACGAGCTCAATTCGCCAAGCAAAAAATAGCTGTATTTAAACCAGAAATTGATGATCGCTATAGTGAAGAAGCGGTTGTTAGTCATAATGGAACGACAGTCATTGCGATACCTGTCGCAAGCTCGTCACATATTGAAGAATTTATTGCAGGGGACTATGACGTCATCGCAGTCGATGAAGCTCAATTTTTCGACGATCAGATCGTAGACACAGTCATGAAGCTGGCTGATCGCGGATTTCGTGTCATAATTGCTGGACTCGACCAAGACTTCCGCGGTGAACCATTCGGTCCTATGCCGCGCCTAATGGCCATTGCCGAGCATGTCACAAAACTACAAGCTGTCTGTACAGTATGTGGCTCACCTTCAAGTAGAACACAGCGACTCATTAACGGCATACCCGCTGGCTACGATGATCCGGTCATTCTCGTAGGTGCTGCAGAAGCATACGAACCTAGATGCCGTAAACATCACGAAGTACCTAAAGGTGTTTCTGCTATGGTGGAAGCGCAAGGATAA
- the prmC gene encoding peptide chain release factor N(5)-glutamine methyltransferase, translating to MTEKIYEALGRASSLLEEKGLEPHAAQMLMEFITKKSRATLFADVREPLTEQQHEQFWAKATELLEGRPVQYVIGEESFYGYPFKVDNSVLIPRPETEELVYGALERGRKLFPNKLITVADIGTGSGAIAVSFKKEWPESSVTATDISEGALTIARHNAMTNGADIDFRQGDLTAPIAHEKWDIVLSNPPYIAHAEAELMSGAVLDHEPHNALFAEEDGLYFYRKLAEDLPALMNKSFLIAVEIGYLQGPAVHKLFQEAFPTALVETVKDINGKDRIIFCETCE from the coding sequence ATGACTGAAAAAATCTATGAAGCTCTGGGGCGGGCTTCTTCTTTATTGGAGGAAAAAGGGTTGGAGCCGCATGCAGCGCAAATGCTCATGGAATTCATCACGAAAAAATCCAGAGCGACCTTGTTTGCCGATGTCCGCGAACCGCTAACTGAGCAGCAGCACGAGCAATTTTGGGCTAAAGCTACGGAACTACTCGAAGGAAGACCGGTTCAATATGTCATCGGCGAAGAGAGTTTTTACGGCTATCCATTTAAAGTAGATAATAGCGTTCTTATTCCGCGCCCGGAGACAGAGGAACTTGTTTATGGTGCACTGGAACGTGGTCGAAAACTATTCCCGAACAAATTGATTACCGTCGCGGATATTGGAACGGGGAGTGGGGCTATCGCAGTGTCATTCAAAAAAGAATGGCCTGAATCTAGCGTCACTGCGACGGATATTAGTGAAGGTGCACTGACGATTGCCCGGCATAATGCAATGACGAACGGTGCTGACATCGATTTTCGCCAAGGTGATTTGACTGCACCCATCGCACATGAAAAATGGGATATCGTCTTATCGAATCCGCCTTATATTGCGCATGCCGAAGCTGAATTGATGTCAGGCGCTGTCCTGGACCACGAGCCGCACAATGCTTTATTCGCAGAGGAAGACGGACTCTACTTTTACCGTAAGCTCGCAGAAGATTTACCAGCACTTATGAACAAGTCATTCCTCATCGCAGTTGAAATCGGCTATCTACAGGGGCCGGCTGTGCATAAATTATTCCAAGAGGCATTCCCAACTGCACTTGTGGAAACGGTAAAAGATATCAACGGGAAAGACAGAATAATATTTTGTGAGACTTGTGAATAA
- the rpiB gene encoding ribose 5-phosphate isomerase B: MKIAISSDHGGNNLRHEIINLLAELGIEFVDFGPDSNESVDYPDFAAPVANGVASGNFDRGILICGTGIGMSIAANKVKGIRCALVHDVFSAKATREHNDTNILAMGERVIGAGHAREVVATWLNTSFEGGRHERRVGKLMELEK; the protein is encoded by the coding sequence GTGAAGATCGCTATTTCTTCAGATCATGGTGGTAACAATCTACGTCATGAAATTATTAACTTGTTGGCTGAGCTAGGCATAGAGTTTGTTGACTTTGGGCCAGATTCCAATGAGTCTGTTGATTATCCAGACTTTGCGGCACCGGTTGCAAACGGAGTGGCTTCGGGGAACTTTGACCGTGGTATTTTGATTTGTGGAACAGGAATTGGCATGTCTATTGCAGCGAATAAAGTAAAAGGCATTCGCTGTGCACTTGTTCATGATGTTTTTAGTGCGAAAGCAACGAGAGAACATAATGATACAAATATCCTTGCAATGGGCGAGCGTGTGATTGGTGCAGGTCATGCAAGAGAAGTTGTCGCAACATGGCTGAACACGTCATTTGAAGGCGGGCGTCATGAACGTCGTGTAGGGAAATTAATGGAATTAGAAAAATAA
- a CDS encoding low molecular weight protein arginine phosphatase, whose amino-acid sequence MNIYLICTGNTCRSPMAEAILRSKELGNVTVRSAGIHAQDGQPISLNAKTLIEEADMPYTPWSRAVSSEGLEWADIVLTMTGAHKMELLYRYPEVKEKTFTLKSFVELELDGDVQDPFGGNLETYRQTFGELSQMMDRLKQKLTEGQV is encoded by the coding sequence ATGAATATTTATTTGATTTGTACAGGTAATACGTGTAGAAGTCCGATGGCAGAAGCGATTCTTCGCTCCAAGGAACTCGGAAATGTGACAGTTCGCTCGGCGGGTATACACGCGCAAGATGGGCAACCGATTTCCTTGAATGCCAAAACGCTTATTGAGGAGGCGGATATGCCCTATACCCCGTGGTCAAGAGCTGTTTCAAGTGAAGGCTTAGAATGGGCGGACATAGTGTTGACGATGACGGGAGCGCATAAGATGGAGCTTCTCTATCGTTATCCAGAAGTAAAAGAGAAAACGTTTACATTGAAAAGTTTTGTGGAGCTTGAGTTAGATGGGGATGTACAGGACCCATTCGGAGGCAATCTTGAAACATATCGACAGACATTCGGTGAGTTGTCGCAAATGATGGATAGGTTAAAGCAGAAATTGACGGAGGGACAAGTATGA
- a CDS encoding manganese efflux pump, which produces MVELFAAGITSIDVVVVFAFLQVKKGKFVLALWTSILNMMFPFIGFWAGDFSAHLFEEWSSLLSGVLLALIGIHMLLQDEESGSVGKQLHPSLIALAVSLDTFSVSVSFGMLHLDKTLFILSSGMLTFFLSYAALVFKGRIGVGDGRLLRRFAGFALLVMGVMSCFR; this is translated from the coding sequence GTGGTGGAATTATTTGCAGCTGGCATTACTAGTATTGACGTTGTCGTCGTCTTTGCTTTCCTGCAAGTGAAGAAAGGGAAGTTTGTACTAGCGCTGTGGACATCTATTCTTAATATGATGTTCCCTTTTATTGGGTTTTGGGCAGGTGATTTCTCGGCGCATCTCTTTGAGGAGTGGAGCAGTCTATTGTCGGGCGTTTTGCTTGCTCTGATTGGTATACATATGCTGCTGCAAGATGAGGAGTCTGGCTCAGTAGGCAAACAGTTACATCCCTCGTTGATAGCGCTAGCGGTAAGTCTAGATACTTTTTCGGTTAGTGTTTCATTTGGGATGCTTCATTTAGATAAAACCCTTTTCATTTTATCATCAGGAATGTTAACCTTTTTCCTTTCTTATGCAGCTCTTGTATTTAAAGGGCGAATAGGTGTTGGAGATGGAAGGCTATTGAGGCGATTTGCAGGTTTTGCTTTACTAGTTATGGGTGTAATGTCATGTTTTCGTTAG
- a CDS encoding methyl-accepting chemotaxis protein — protein MREIRQKKFGLRKKIVLFVTVLAMVTYTTSGIFINVVQPQFFPNFNVFWFALSTYAAGVFWSGILAFAFSTILTKHLQKLEIAAIRVAKGEIGTDIELPNSSDEIRSVAEAFQQMVLNLRAIVGQIETNFEKTASTVDSLSNETGVAAKQADAVASTITEISTGAEASAVAIQETAEAIEDIRSLAVEVSSRAGDSSARSKEMLEELVRMTGVFRVLVDGIRNMSTQSELSLGTIRQLDQNALKIGEIVQLVGNIAAQTNLLALNASIEAARAGEHGKGFAVVAEEVRVLADESARAVQGISGLVGNIQTDVTKVVKDMEQQVETAAIEENRANETSENVEAMAVKVNGMADSVVEITKLIEHQLRNIEMTAHQSQEVAAIAEETSAGAQEVGAATEEQVRSIEQVDTMAIELKKQSEQLYDVISQFDLTK, from the coding sequence ATGAGAGAAATTAGACAGAAGAAATTTGGCTTGCGCAAAAAAATTGTTTTATTCGTAACAGTCCTTGCAATGGTTACGTATACAACGAGTGGAATTTTTATAAATGTAGTGCAACCGCAATTTTTCCCGAACTTTAACGTATTCTGGTTTGCATTATCGACCTATGCAGCAGGGGTATTCTGGTCGGGCATTTTGGCATTTGCTTTTAGTACAATTTTAACAAAGCATTTGCAAAAACTCGAGATAGCAGCTATTAGGGTTGCTAAAGGGGAAATTGGAACGGATATCGAATTGCCGAACTCGTCAGATGAAATTCGTTCTGTAGCAGAAGCATTCCAACAAATGGTCCTTAATTTACGCGCAATTGTTGGGCAAATTGAAACGAACTTTGAAAAGACAGCAAGTACAGTGGATAGCTTATCGAATGAAACCGGAGTCGCTGCCAAACAGGCGGATGCAGTAGCGTCGACAATTACTGAGATTTCTACTGGTGCTGAAGCGTCTGCAGTTGCTATCCAAGAGACAGCTGAAGCGATTGAAGATATTCGGTCACTTGCTGTTGAAGTAAGCAGTCGTGCGGGAGATTCTTCAGCACGTTCAAAGGAAATGCTAGAGGAACTGGTGCGGATGACTGGTGTTTTCCGTGTACTGGTCGATGGAATCCGCAATATGTCTACACAAAGTGAACTATCGCTTGGCACGATTAGACAGCTTGATCAAAATGCATTAAAAATTGGAGAAATTGTTCAACTTGTTGGTAATATCGCTGCGCAGACGAATTTATTGGCGCTCAATGCATCGATTGAGGCGGCACGTGCAGGTGAGCACGGTAAAGGTTTTGCGGTCGTTGCAGAAGAAGTCCGTGTGTTGGCTGATGAAAGTGCGAGGGCTGTACAAGGAATATCAGGTCTCGTCGGGAATATTCAGACAGACGTCACGAAAGTAGTAAAAGATATGGAACAGCAGGTGGAGACGGCAGCGATCGAAGAAAATCGTGCCAATGAGACGAGTGAAAATGTTGAGGCGATGGCAGTGAAAGTAAATGGCATGGCCGATTCCGTCGTTGAAATTACAAAACTCATTGAACATCAGCTAAGGAATATTGAAATGACTGCTCATCAATCGCAAGAGGTGGCGGCGATTGCCGAAGAGACATCAGCAGGCGCACAAGAAGTTGGAGCGGCTACCGAAGAACAAGTACGATCCATTGAACAGGTAGATACAATGGCAATCGAATTGAAAAAGCAATCTGAGCAGCTTTATGACGTAATTAGTCAATTTGATTTAACAAAATAA
- the prfA gene encoding peptide chain release factor 1 — protein sequence MFERLQAVEDRYEHLNELLSDPAVVSDITKLRDYSKEQSGLQETVEAYRDYKNTKAEYKNAKEMLNEPLDDDMKELVKMEVSELEEKIELLEAQLKILLVPKDPNDSKNVIMEIRGAAGGDEAALFAGNLFRMYSRYAEMNHWKTEVIESSPTELGGFKEIIFTINGNGAYSKLKFENGAHRVQRVPETESGGRTHTSTATVAVLPEAEDVDIEILKEDLKIDTYRSSGAGGQHVNTTDSAVRITHLPTGITVSMQDEKSQIKNREKALKVLKARVYDAAQQEAQAEYAASRKSAVGTGDRSERIRTYNFPQNRVTDHRIGLTIQKLDQIIEGKLDDVIDALIMEEQAYRLESLDRHD from the coding sequence ATGTTTGAAAGGCTTCAAGCAGTAGAAGACCGCTACGAGCATTTGAATGAATTGCTCAGTGATCCCGCGGTAGTAAGTGACATCACGAAACTTCGTGATTATTCGAAAGAACAGTCCGGCCTGCAAGAAACGGTTGAAGCATACCGTGACTATAAAAATACAAAAGCAGAATATAAAAATGCCAAGGAAATGCTGAACGAACCGCTCGACGATGACATGAAAGAGCTTGTCAAAATGGAAGTGTCCGAGCTCGAGGAGAAAATCGAGTTGCTCGAAGCGCAGCTGAAAATCCTGTTAGTACCAAAGGATCCGAATGATAGTAAGAACGTCATTATGGAAATCCGTGGGGCGGCCGGTGGCGACGAAGCCGCCTTATTTGCGGGGAATCTATTCCGTATGTATAGCCGCTATGCGGAAATGAACCACTGGAAAACGGAAGTCATCGAATCATCTCCAACGGAACTCGGTGGTTTTAAAGAAATTATTTTCACGATAAACGGCAACGGTGCATATTCAAAACTCAAATTTGAAAATGGTGCACACCGGGTTCAGCGAGTCCCGGAAACTGAGTCAGGCGGAAGAACGCATACATCAACTGCGACTGTCGCAGTCTTACCAGAAGCTGAAGATGTCGATATTGAAATCCTCAAAGAAGATTTGAAAATCGATACGTACCGTTCAAGTGGTGCAGGTGGTCAGCATGTTAACACGACAGACTCTGCTGTTCGTATTACGCACCTACCGACGGGAATCACCGTATCTATGCAAGATGAAAAATCACAAATTAAAAACCGTGAAAAAGCGTTAAAAGTATTAAAAGCTCGTGTCTACGATGCAGCACAACAAGAAGCCCAAGCAGAATATGCTGCGAGCCGAAAGTCGGCAGTTGGAACAGGTGACCGTTCCGAGCGAATACGCACGTATAACTTCCCGCAAAACCGGGTGACGGATCATCGGATTGGTCTAACGATTCAGAAGCTAGACCAAATTATCGAAGGTAAGCTTGATGATGTTATTGATGCACTCATTATGGAAGAACAGGCCTATCGCCTTGAAAGTTTGGATCGCCATGACTGA
- a CDS encoding stage II sporulation protein R produces the protein MLTDYEIIRKTTINKVMPYIEFILVLIVIQSILTLFTAGPTEDDAIRFRMLAHSNAPVDQQVKRAIQQQIEPLINEAVTSSLSKQELVDNLVALESTILETANALADGQTISLERTKALFPAKRSGLVIHPQATYDAYILTIGSGRGDNWWCALFPKICFPDKQEKEEEKVTFFIWEWIKGLFS, from the coding sequence ATGCTAACAGATTACGAGATTATAAGAAAGACAACTATAAATAAGGTGATGCCTTACATCGAGTTCATCCTTGTATTGATTGTGATTCAATCCATACTAACGTTATTCACAGCAGGACCTACAGAGGATGATGCAATCCGTTTTCGAATGCTTGCCCACTCTAATGCACCTGTGGATCAGCAAGTGAAAAGGGCTATCCAGCAACAAATTGAGCCACTTATCAACGAGGCGGTCACTTCATCGTTATCGAAACAAGAACTTGTGGATAACTTAGTAGCACTGGAAAGTACAATCCTTGAAACAGCTAATGCGCTAGCAGATGGGCAAACCATTTCATTGGAACGTACAAAGGCACTGTTCCCAGCGAAGCGCTCGGGCCTAGTCATTCATCCACAAGCTACTTACGATGCGTATATATTAACAATCGGTAGTGGGCGTGGGGATAACTGGTGGTGTGCATTGTTTCCTAAAATCTGCTTTCCAGATAAACAAGAAAAAGAAGAAGAAAAAGTAACCTTTTTCATCTGGGAGTGGATAAAGGGGCTGTTTTCATAG
- the rpmE gene encoding 50S ribosomal protein L31, which translates to MKSGIHPAYDASTVTCSCGNTFTTGSVKGDIRVEVCSECHPFYTGRQKFAAADGRVDRFNKKYGLKEEGRDEE; encoded by the coding sequence ATGAAATCAGGAATTCATCCAGCTTATGACGCATCAACAGTTACTTGTTCATGTGGTAACACATTCACTACAGGTTCTGTAAAAGGGGACATCCGAGTGGAAGTTTGTTCGGAGTGCCACCCATTCTACACTGGACGTCAGAAATTTGCTGCAGCGGACGGCCGTGTCGATCGCTTCAACAAAAAATATGGCCTCAAAGAAGAAGGTCGCGATGAAGAGTAA
- a CDS encoding L-threonylcarbamoyladenylate synthase: METILIPVDKTLDNKKKYKQAVDILTSGGVVAFPTETVYGLGALATDEQAVQKIFEAKGRPSDNPLIVHIGNKEDVSNYATGITEDAEKLMTAYWPGPLTLVFDKIPGVIASNVTPGVETVGIRMPDHPVALELLRALAGPLAAPSANRSGKPSPTEAAHVYEDLKGLIPFILDGGQTGIGVESTVLDMTTSPPTILRPGGTTQEMIEAIIGPVRAGSKSPGEQAPRSPGMKYMHYAPEAPLFVISPDTTTIREAVETLHREGKRVAIIGPDDLDVLAADWYFAVGPRNNNDAMASHLYRALRQCDLTEADIILAVETDLTGVGAAVMNRLIKAADGKRYID; encoded by the coding sequence GTGGAAACAATACTTATTCCGGTGGATAAAACTCTTGATAACAAAAAAAAATATAAACAGGCTGTGGATATTTTAACAAGTGGCGGTGTTGTTGCATTTCCGACTGAGACAGTCTATGGTCTTGGGGCACTCGCGACGGATGAACAGGCCGTGCAGAAAATTTTCGAAGCAAAAGGAAGACCGTCCGATAATCCACTCATCGTACATATCGGCAATAAAGAAGATGTCTCAAATTACGCGACAGGTATTACAGAGGACGCAGAAAAACTGATGACAGCCTACTGGCCTGGTCCGCTCACACTTGTTTTTGATAAAATTCCAGGCGTCATTGCATCAAATGTGACGCCTGGAGTTGAAACGGTCGGTATTCGCATGCCGGATCATCCAGTGGCGTTAGAACTTCTTCGGGCATTGGCTGGTCCGCTTGCTGCACCGAGCGCCAATCGTAGTGGTAAGCCAAGTCCGACAGAAGCTGCGCATGTTTACGAAGACCTTAAAGGACTGATTCCGTTTATTTTGGATGGGGGACAGACTGGGATTGGTGTCGAATCCACTGTACTTGACATGACAACAAGTCCGCCGACCATTTTACGCCCAGGTGGTACGACACAAGAAATGATTGAAGCGATAATTGGACCGGTGCGTGCGGGAAGTAAAAGTCCAGGAGAACAAGCACCTCGCTCACCGGGCATGAAGTATATGCATTATGCACCGGAAGCGCCTCTTTTCGTCATCTCACCTGATACGACAACCATTCGTGAAGCAGTCGAGACACTTCATCGTGAAGGGAAGCGAGTGGCGATTATTGGGCCGGATGATTTAGATGTCCTGGCTGCCGATTGGTATTTTGCAGTCGGACCGAGAAATAATAATGATGCAATGGCTTCTCATTTGTATCGTGCGCTACGTCAATGTGATTTAACAGAGGCAGATATCATTCTGGCAGTCGAAACAGACTTGACTGGAGTAGGTGCTGCTGTTATGAATCGGTTGATAAAAGCCGCTGATGGAAAACGCTATATCGATTAA
- a CDS encoding TIGR01440 family protein has protein sequence MDALNLWKLQLEQLLAEMAEQDRPVAGTLFVVGCSTSEIAGSRIGTSGALEIGESLYGPLKDFAEKYNLFLAFQGCEHINRALTIERQAAEKFNLDLVSVIPAQHAGGSMSTYAYRQMDQPVVVEAIRANAGIDIGQTLIGMHLKPVAVPLRTSISKIGEAVVTVATTRPKLIGGERAIYLHSADAQASTE, from the coding sequence GTGGATGCTTTGAATTTATGGAAGCTTCAACTTGAACAACTGTTAGCAGAGATGGCCGAGCAGGACCGACCTGTTGCTGGTACATTATTCGTTGTTGGTTGTTCAACCTCGGAAATTGCTGGTAGTCGAATCGGAACGTCAGGTGCACTTGAAATTGGAGAGTCGCTGTACGGGCCATTAAAAGATTTTGCCGAAAAATATAATCTTTTCCTTGCCTTTCAAGGATGCGAGCATATTAATCGGGCGTTAACAATCGAGCGCCAAGCAGCTGAGAAATTCAATCTTGACCTTGTGTCAGTTATTCCAGCGCAGCATGCGGGCGGCTCTATGTCTACCTATGCTTATCGCCAGATGGACCAACCTGTCGTCGTAGAGGCCATTCGTGCCAATGCGGGAATTGACATCGGACAAACATTGATTGGTATGCATCTGAAGCCTGTCGCAGTCCCTCTCCGAACATCAATCAGTAAAATTGGAGAGGCAGTCGTTACTGTAGCTACAACACGACCGAAACTTATTGGTGGAGAGCGTGCAATATATCTTCATTCAGCGGATGCTCAAGCATCCACTGAATGA